One window from the genome of Plasmodium relictum strain SGS1 genome assembly, chromosome: 12 encodes:
- the PMT gene encoding phosphoethanolamine N-methyltransferase, putative: MDKQFKIDKTFLESNQYTEEGIKSYEFIFGEDFISSGGLDATIKILNDIELNENSKILDIGSGLGGGCKYLNKKYGAHVYGIDISEKMVNIAKKRNIENKKIEFEANDILMKHFPENTFDMIYSRDSILHLPLENKKKLFEKCYSWLKPNGILLVTDYCASKPEKWDKEFKEYVKQRKYTLTTVEEYKDLLISSKFKNVISKDISDFWLELLETEVKKLEDKKDEFLKQFSTEEYNTLRDGWTRKIKDSKKKIQMWGYFKAVKC, translated from the exons ATGGATAAACAAtttaaaatagataaaacATTCTTAGAAAGCAATCAGTATACAGAAGAAg GAATAAAATCATATGAATTCATATTTGGAGA agaTTTTATTTCATCAGGAGGATTAGATGCaacaattaaaattttaaatgacaTAGAATTGAATGAAAATTCCAAAATTTTGG acATAGGATCAGGATTAGGTGGTGGatgtaaatatttaaataagaaatatgGAGCACATGTTTATGGGATAGATATATCAGAAAAAATGGTTAACATAgcaaaaaaaaggaatatagaaaataaaaaaattgaatttgAGGCCAATGATATATTAATGAAACATTTTCCTGAAAACACTTTTGATATGATATATAGTAGAGATTCTATTTTGCATCTTCCCCTTGAAAATAAGAAgaaattatttgaaaaatgtTATTCATGGTTAAAGCCCAATGGAATTCTTTTAGTGACTGATTATTGTGCTAGCAAACCAGAAAAATGGGATAAAGAATTTAAAGAGTATGTTaaacaaagaaaatatacattAACAACTGTTGAAGAATATAAAGATTTACTTATTTCTAGCAAATTCAAAAATGTAATATCAAAAGATATAAGTGACTTTTGGTTAGAGTTATTAGAAACGGAagttaaaaaattagaagataaaaaagatgaaTTTTTGAAACAATTTTCTACTGAGGAATACAATACCTTACGAGACGGGTGGActagaaaaattaaagatagtaaaaaaaaaatacagatGTGGGGATATTTTAAAGCTGttaaatgttaa